In the genome of Rhodoferax sp. BAB1, one region contains:
- the greA gene encoding transcription elongation factor GreA: MATIPITTRGAEKLKAELHRLKTVDRPGVINAIAEARAQGDLSENAEYDAAKDRQGFIEGRIQEIESKLSAAQVIDPSAVDAGGKVVFGATVELEDESTGDAVTYQIVGEDEADLKLGLINVGSPIARALIGKEEGDTAEVQAPAGVKRYEIVAVSYR; this comes from the coding sequence ATGGCCACCATTCCGATCACGACCCGCGGCGCCGAAAAGCTCAAGGCCGAATTGCATCGTCTCAAGACGGTGGATCGCCCAGGGGTGATCAATGCCATTGCCGAAGCGCGCGCCCAGGGTGACCTGAGCGAAAACGCCGAATACGACGCCGCCAAGGATCGCCAGGGTTTCATCGAAGGCCGGATCCAGGAAATCGAGAGCAAACTTTCCGCCGCCCAGGTCATCGACCCATCGGCCGTGGATGCCGGTGGCAAGGTGGTGTTCGGTGCCACGGTCGAGCTGGAAGACGAGTCCACCGGGGACGCGGTGACCTACCAGATCGTCGGCGAGGACGAGGCCGATCTCAAGCTGGGCCTGATCAACGTCGGCAGCCCCATTGCCCGCGCCCTGATCGGCAAGGAAGAGGGCGACACGGCCGAAGTGCAGGCGCCCGCTGGCGTCAAGCGCTACGAGATCGTGGCCGTCAGCTACCGCTGA
- a CDS encoding DUF4149 domain-containing protein — protein sequence MRAFLLRLPLWAAALWWGSLTTIGFLVVPLLFVHLPSPALAGGMAARLFTAQTWVTVACTVLLLLASRPRDDGEEGAGESPLQAVRLTVVGGLLLALLVEFAVAPRIVARENLALWHRAGSALYVLQWFCAAITFWRLTKRENL from the coding sequence GTGCGTGCTTTCCTGCTCAGGCTGCCGCTTTGGGCAGCCGCGCTCTGGTGGGGCAGCCTCACGACCATCGGTTTTCTCGTGGTGCCTCTGCTGTTTGTGCACCTGCCCAGTCCGGCCCTGGCCGGCGGCATGGCCGCCAGGCTTTTTACCGCCCAGACCTGGGTGACCGTGGCCTGTACCGTCCTGCTCCTGCTGGCCTCCCGCCCGCGTGACGATGGGGAAGAGGGGGCCGGGGAGAGCCCGTTGCAGGCCGTGCGGCTTACCGTCGTGGGCGGCCTGCTGCTGGCCCTGCTGGTGGAGTTCGCGGTGGCGCCGCGCATCGTGGCGCGCGAGAACCTGGCGCTGTGGCACCGGGCCGGCAGCGCGCTTTATGTCCTGCAGTGGTTCTGTGCCGCCATCACTTTCTGGCGGCTGACGAAACGTGAGAACTTGTGA
- a CDS encoding YhbY family RNA-binding protein, translating to MPAIQLTPAERKEFRAEAHHLDPVVMIGGDGLTAAVKKETDSALKAHGLIKVRVFSDDRAERETIFQTLAEELDAAPIQHIGKLLVLWRPKPEKVRTEDEDRKPGPRDVKVLKFSKRGGQRPEVKLLRVLGNQRLTPGGKVKRAKPKQTSVKKRSQT from the coding sequence ATGCCAGCGATACAACTGACCCCCGCCGAGCGCAAGGAATTCCGCGCCGAAGCCCATCACCTGGACCCCGTGGTCATGATCGGCGGCGACGGCCTGACGGCCGCCGTCAAGAAGGAAACCGACTCTGCCCTCAAGGCCCATGGCCTGATCAAGGTGCGCGTCTTCTCGGACGACCGCGCCGAGCGCGAGACCATCTTCCAGACCCTGGCCGAGGAGCTCGACGCGGCGCCTATCCAGCACATTGGCAAGCTGCTGGTGCTCTGGCGTCCCAAGCCGGAAAAGGTCCGCACCGAGGACGAGGACCGCAAACCCGGTCCGCGTGACGTCAAGGTGCTCAAGTTCAGCAAACGCGGCGGCCAGCGCCCCGAGGTCAAGCTGCTGCGCGTGCTGGGCAACCAGCGCCTGACGCCGGGTGGCAAGGTCAAACGCGCCAAGCCCAAGCAGACGAGCGTGAAGAAACGCAGCCAGACCTGA
- a CDS encoding RlmE family RNA methyltransferase, whose product MKVNTKSKKVNKAWLNDHVNDTYVKLAQKEGYRARAAYKLKEIDETLRLIKPGQVVVDLGCAPGAWSQYLRRRMAPGGAAVGELKGTIIGLDLLPMEPIEGVQYIQGDFGEPEVLARLEELLQGRQADVVVSDMAPNLSGVSSVDAARMEHLIELAIDFCQHHLKPSGALVAKVFHGRGYEEIIQHFRTNFQTVKPVKPKASRDRSSETFLVGVGLKQVAAD is encoded by the coding sequence ATGAAAGTCAACACCAAGAGCAAGAAGGTCAACAAGGCCTGGCTCAACGACCACGTCAACGATACCTACGTCAAGCTGGCGCAGAAGGAGGGGTATCGGGCGCGGGCGGCCTACAAGCTCAAGGAAATCGACGAAACCCTGCGCCTGATCAAGCCCGGCCAGGTGGTGGTGGACCTGGGCTGCGCGCCCGGCGCCTGGAGCCAGTACCTGCGCCGCCGCATGGCACCCGGCGGGGCCGCCGTGGGTGAACTCAAGGGCACCATCATCGGCCTGGACCTGCTGCCCATGGAGCCGATCGAGGGCGTGCAGTACATCCAGGGCGACTTTGGCGAACCCGAGGTGCTGGCCCGGCTGGAAGAGTTGCTGCAGGGCCGCCAGGCCGACGTGGTGGTCTCGGACATGGCCCCCAACCTCTCGGGCGTGTCCTCGGTCGATGCGGCCCGGATGGAGCATTTGATCGAGCTGGCGATTGATTTCTGCCAGCACCATCTCAAGCCCTCGGGCGCCCTGGTGGCCAAGGTCTTCCATGGCCGGGGTTACGAAGAGATCATCCAGCACTTCCGGACGAATTTCCAGACCGTCAAACCCGTCAAACCCAAGGCGTCGCGCGACCGTTCGTCTGAAACTTTCCTGGTGGGTGTGGGTCTGAAGCAGGTGGCGGCCGACTGA
- the ftsH gene encoding ATP-dependent zinc metalloprotease FtsH, which yields MNNQWFSKVAVWLVIALVLFTVFKQFDTRSGAATGTLGYSDFLEEVRSNRIKSALIQEGPGGTEIIATTTDDRKVRTTATYLDRGLVGDLIANGVKFDVKPREEGSLLMTLLVSWGPMLLLIGVWIYFMRQMQGGGKGGAFSFGKSKARMLDENNNQVTFADVAGCDEAKEEVKEVVDFLKDPQKFQKLGGRIPRGLLLVGPPGTGKTLLAKGIAGEAKVPFFSISGSDFVEMFVGVGAARVRDMFENAKKNAPCIIFIDEIDAVGRQRGAGLGGGNDEREQTLNQMLVEMDGFETNLGVIVVAATNRPDILDAALLRPGRFDRQVYVTLPDIRGREQILNVHMRKIPIGQDVAPAIIARGTPGMSGADLANLCNEAALMAARRNARVVEMQDFEKAKDKILMGPERKSMVMPEEERRNTAYHESGHALIGKMLPKCDPVHKVTIIPRGRALGVTMSLPEKDRYSYDREYMLNQISMLFGGRIAEEVFMNQMTTGASNDFERATHIARDMVMRYGMTDALGPMVYAENEGEVFLGRSVTKTTSISEQTMQKVDAEVRRIIDQQYAQARKLIEDNADKMHAMAKALLEWETIDTEQLDDIMAGKEPRPPKDWSPRTPNSGGGDAGGTPAVKTDPSPSAA from the coding sequence TTGAATAATCAGTGGTTTTCTAAAGTGGCCGTCTGGCTGGTGATCGCGCTTGTGCTCTTCACGGTGTTCAAGCAGTTCGACACCCGCAGTGGCGCCGCAACCGGCACGCTGGGCTATTCCGACTTCCTGGAGGAAGTGCGCAGCAACCGCATCAAGAGCGCGCTGATCCAGGAAGGCCCCGGCGGCACCGAAATCATTGCCACCACCACCGACGACCGCAAGGTGCGCACCACTGCCACCTACCTGGACCGCGGCCTGGTCGGCGACCTGATCGCCAACGGCGTGAAGTTCGACGTCAAGCCCCGTGAGGAAGGCTCCCTGCTCATGACCCTGCTGGTTAGCTGGGGCCCCATGCTGCTGCTGATCGGCGTCTGGATCTACTTCATGCGCCAGATGCAGGGCGGCGGCAAGGGCGGCGCCTTCAGCTTCGGCAAGAGCAAGGCGCGCATGCTCGACGAGAACAACAACCAGGTCACCTTCGCGGACGTGGCCGGTTGCGACGAGGCCAAGGAAGAGGTCAAGGAGGTCGTGGACTTCCTGAAGGACCCGCAGAAATTCCAGAAGCTCGGCGGGCGCATCCCCCGCGGCCTGCTGCTGGTCGGCCCCCCGGGCACCGGCAAGACGCTGCTGGCCAAGGGCATCGCCGGCGAGGCCAAGGTGCCTTTCTTCAGCATCTCGGGCTCCGACTTCGTTGAAATGTTCGTCGGCGTGGGCGCGGCCCGCGTGCGCGACATGTTCGAGAACGCCAAGAAGAACGCGCCCTGCATCATCTTCATCGACGAAATCGACGCCGTCGGCCGCCAGCGTGGTGCCGGCCTGGGCGGTGGCAACGACGAGCGCGAGCAGACCCTCAACCAGATGCTGGTCGAGATGGACGGCTTCGAGACCAACCTGGGCGTGATCGTGGTGGCCGCCACCAATCGCCCCGACATCCTGGACGCCGCACTGCTGCGCCCGGGCCGTTTCGACCGCCAGGTCTACGTGACGCTGCCCGACATCCGTGGCCGCGAGCAGATCCTCAATGTGCACATGCGCAAGATCCCGATCGGCCAGGACGTGGCTCCGGCCATCATCGCCCGCGGCACGCCCGGCATGAGCGGCGCCGATCTGGCCAACCTGTGCAACGAGGCTGCGCTGATGGCTGCACGTCGCAATGCGCGGGTGGTCGAGATGCAGGACTTCGAGAAGGCCAAGGACAAGATCCTCATGGGCCCCGAGCGCAAGAGCATGGTCATGCCCGAGGAAGAGCGCCGCAACACGGCCTACCATGAGTCCGGCCACGCCCTGATCGGCAAGATGCTGCCCAAGTGCGATCCGGTACACAAGGTCACCATCATCCCGCGTGGCCGCGCCCTGGGCGTGACCATGAGCCTGCCCGAGAAGGACCGTTACAGCTACGATCGCGAGTACATGCTGAACCAGATCAGCATGCTGTTCGGCGGCCGCATCGCCGAAGAAGTGTTCATGAACCAGATGACCACCGGCGCCTCCAACGACTTCGAGCGTGCCACCCACATCGCACGTGACATGGTCATGCGCTATGGCATGACCGATGCACTGGGCCCCATGGTCTACGCCGAGAACGAGGGCGAGGTCTTCCTGGGCCGTTCGGTCACCAAGACCACCAGCATCAGCGAGCAGACCATGCAGAAGGTCGACGCCGAGGTGCGCCGCATCATCGACCAGCAGTACGCCCAGGCGCGCAAGCTGATCGAGGACAATGCCGACAAGATGCACGCCATGGCCAAGGCCCTGCTGGAGTGGGAAACCATCGACACCGAGCAGCTCGACGACATCATGGCCGGCAAGGAGCCGCGTCCGCCCAAGGACTGGTCGCCGCGCACGCCGAACTCCGGCGGCGGTGATGCCGGCGGCACACCGGCGGTCAAGACCGATCCTTCACCATCGGCTGCCTGA
- the folP gene encoding dihydropteroate synthase, whose product MIWQTTRYAIDLSRPQVMGIVNITPDSFSDGGRHASTHAALLHCEQLLKDGADILDLGGESTRPGAVQVPRDEELARLLPVLREAVKLGVPLSIDTYKPRVMQAALDLGADIVNDIWALRWSDAADPLDGRQVVTQHPNCGVCLMHMHGEPRTMQISPMDGDVLPAVQAFLQEAAQALQSLGVARERIVLDPGIGFGKTVAQNFSLLARQGELLAAGYPLLAGWSRKSSLGAVAGLPPGSTTPPGQHERLAPSVAAALLAVERGAAIVRVHDVRETVQALQVLAAIK is encoded by the coding sequence ATGATCTGGCAGACCACCCGCTACGCCATCGACCTGTCCAGGCCGCAGGTCATGGGCATCGTCAATATCACCCCCGACTCCTTCTCCGATGGCGGCCGCCACGCCTCCACGCATGCCGCCTTGCTGCACTGCGAGCAGTTGCTCAAGGACGGCGCCGACATCCTGGACCTGGGGGGGGAATCGACGCGTCCGGGCGCCGTGCAGGTGCCGCGGGACGAGGAGCTGGCCCGACTGTTGCCGGTGCTGCGCGAGGCCGTGAAACTGGGTGTGCCGCTTTCCATCGACACCTACAAGCCGCGGGTCATGCAGGCCGCCCTCGACCTGGGTGCCGACATCGTCAACGACATCTGGGCCCTGCGCTGGTCGGATGCGGCCGATCCGCTGGACGGCCGCCAGGTCGTCACCCAGCACCCGAACTGCGGCGTCTGCCTGATGCACATGCACGGTGAGCCGCGCACCATGCAGATCAGCCCCATGGACGGTGACGTGTTGCCGGCCGTGCAGGCCTTCCTACAAGAGGCCGCGCAGGCGCTGCAGTCACTCGGAGTGGCCAGGGAGCGCATCGTGCTCGACCCCGGTATCGGCTTCGGCAAGACAGTGGCGCAGAATTTCTCGCTGCTGGCGCGCCAGGGCGAACTGCTGGCAGCCGGTTATCCTCTGCTGGCCGGCTGGTCGCGCAAGTCTTCATTGGGTGCCGTGGCCGGCCTGCCACCGGGCAGCACGACGCCGCCGGGGCAGCACGAGCGTCTGGCGCCCAGCGTGGCGGCGGCGCTGCTGGCCGTGGAGCGGGGCGCGGCCATCGTGCGCGTGCATGATGTGCGGGAAACCGTGCAGGCGCTACAGGTGCTGGCAGCTATAAAATGA
- the glmM gene encoding phosphoglucosamine mutase, translating into MSRKYFGTDGIRGTVGQAPITPDFVLRLAHAVGRVLKRSEDKPVVLIGKDTRISGYMLESALESGFNSAGVEVVLLGPLPTPGVAYLTRAQRASLGVVISASHNAYPDNGIKFFSAQGTKLPDAWELAVEAAVDEPPVWVDSASLGRARRLDDAAGRYIEFCKSTFASDLTLKGLKIVVDAAHGAAYYIAPKVFHELGAEVVAIGCAPDGLNINREVGATHTDALVAAVKAHHADYGVALDGDADRLMMVDATGRLYNGDELLYLMADDRLGRDEHVPGVVGTLMTNMAVEVALKKRGVQFVRAKVGDRYVLEELHKHKWLLGGEGSGHLLALDKQTTGDGLVSALQVLQTCVRSGQSMAQLLAGVTLFPQTLINVRLQPGQDWKANTRLAAETQAVEAELGQTGRVLIRASGTEPLVRVMVEARDAAQAQACAERLAQTLRA; encoded by the coding sequence ATGAGCAGGAAATACTTTGGCACCGATGGCATCCGCGGCACGGTGGGGCAGGCCCCCATCACGCCCGACTTCGTGTTGCGCCTGGCGCATGCGGTAGGTCGCGTGCTCAAGCGCAGCGAGGACAAGCCCGTGGTGCTGATCGGCAAGGACACCCGTATTTCAGGCTATATGCTGGAGAGCGCGCTGGAGTCGGGTTTCAATTCGGCCGGGGTGGAGGTGGTGCTGCTGGGCCCCCTGCCCACGCCGGGTGTAGCCTACCTCACGCGCGCGCAGCGCGCCTCGCTGGGCGTGGTCATCAGCGCCAGCCACAACGCCTATCCCGACAACGGCATCAAGTTCTTCAGTGCCCAGGGCACCAAGCTGCCGGACGCCTGGGAGCTGGCGGTGGAGGCTGCGGTGGACGAGCCGCCGGTCTGGGTTGACTCGGCCAGCCTGGGCCGCGCACGCCGGCTGGACGACGCAGCGGGCCGTTATATCGAGTTCTGCAAGAGTACGTTTGCCAGCGACCTCACGCTCAAGGGCCTGAAGATCGTGGTCGATGCCGCGCATGGCGCGGCGTATTACATCGCCCCCAAGGTCTTCCACGAACTGGGCGCCGAAGTGGTGGCCATCGGTTGCGCGCCGGACGGCCTGAACATCAACCGCGAGGTCGGCGCCACCCATACCGACGCGCTGGTGGCTGCCGTGAAAGCCCACCACGCCGATTACGGCGTGGCGCTGGACGGCGATGCCGACCGCCTGATGATGGTCGATGCCACCGGCCGCCTGTACAACGGCGACGAGCTGCTCTACCTGATGGCCGACGACCGCCTGGGCCGTGACGAGCATGTGCCCGGCGTGGTGGGGACGCTGATGACGAACATGGCGGTGGAAGTGGCGCTGAAGAAACGCGGTGTGCAGTTCGTGCGCGCCAAGGTCGGCGACCGCTATGTGCTGGAAGAGCTGCACAAGCACAAATGGCTGCTGGGCGGCGAAGGTTCGGGCCACCTGCTGGCGCTGGACAAGCAGACCACCGGTGACGGCCTGGTCTCGGCCTTGCAGGTGCTGCAGACCTGTGTGCGCAGCGGCCAGAGCATGGCGCAGCTGCTGGCGGGTGTCACGCTGTTCCCGCAGACCCTGATCAATGTGCGCCTGCAGCCGGGGCAGGACTGGAAGGCCAACACACGCCTGGCCGCGGAAACCCAGGCTGTCGAAGCCGAACTGGGGCAGACAGGCCGTGTACTGATCCGTGCCAGCGGCACCGAGCCGCTGGTGCGCGTGATGGTGGAGGCGCGCGATGCGGCGCAGGCCCAGGCCTGTGCCGAACGGCTGGCCCAGACGCTGCGCGCCTGA
- the arsC gene encoding arsenate reductase (glutaredoxin) (This arsenate reductase requires both glutathione and glutaredoxin to convert arsenate to arsenite, after which the efflux transporter formed by ArsA and ArsB can extrude the arsenite from the cell, providing resistance.) has translation MSDITIYHNPNCGTSRNTLALIRNTGTEPRVIHYLETPPSRAELVQLIAALGKPVRDVLRRKDTPYEELDLDHVKWTDNALIDFMLAHPILINRPIVVTPLGTRLCRPSEQVLDILPQPQQGAFSKEDGEVVIDAQGRRVNC, from the coding sequence ATGAGCGACATCACGATCTATCACAATCCGAATTGCGGAACGTCCCGCAACACACTGGCCCTGATCCGCAACACGGGCACCGAACCCCGCGTCATTCACTACCTGGAGACACCGCCGAGCCGGGCCGAACTCGTGCAGCTGATCGCTGCACTGGGCAAGCCGGTACGGGATGTGCTGCGCCGCAAGGACACTCCTTACGAGGAGTTGGACCTGGACCATGTGAAGTGGACCGACAACGCGTTGATCGACTTCATGCTGGCCCACCCGATCCTGATCAACCGGCCCATCGTCGTCACACCGCTGGGCACCCGGCTATGCCGGCCCTCCGAACAGGTGCTCGACATCCTGCCTCAGCCGCAGCAAGGCGCGTTCAGCAAGGAAGACGGCGAAGTGGTGATTGACGCGCAGGGTCGGCGCGTCAATTGCTGA
- the arsB gene encoding ACR3 family arsenite efflux transporter, which produces MSAQCEVTAKQAAGAPMSVFERYLTIWVFLCIVAGIALGQLLPQLFQAIGRMEVAQVNLPVGLLIWVMIIPMLVKVDFGALHEVRQHVKGIGVTLFVNWLVKPFSMALLGWIFIRQLFAPWLPADQLDSYIAGLILLAAAPCTAMVFVWSRLTGGNPLFTLTQVAVNDSIMVFAFAPLVALLLGLSAITVPWDTLLTSVVLYIVVPVIIAQLWRRALLARGQADFDAAMARIGPWSIAALLATLVLLFAFQGEAILRQPLVIALLAVPILIQVLFNSALAYWLNRAVGEKHEIACPSALIGASNFFELAVAAAISLFGFHSGAALATVVGVLIEVPVMLLVVRVVNQSKGWYERTERTGA; this is translated from the coding sequence ATGAGTGCGCAATGTGAAGTGACGGCCAAGCAGGCCGCCGGCGCACCCATGAGCGTATTCGAGCGCTACCTGACGATCTGGGTCTTCCTGTGCATCGTGGCCGGCATCGCGCTCGGCCAGCTGCTACCGCAACTGTTCCAGGCCATCGGCCGCATGGAAGTGGCGCAGGTGAACCTGCCCGTTGGGCTGCTGATCTGGGTCATGATCATCCCCATGCTGGTCAAGGTGGACTTTGGCGCGCTGCACGAGGTGCGCCAGCACGTGAAGGGCATCGGCGTCACGCTGTTCGTCAACTGGCTGGTCAAGCCCTTTTCCATGGCTCTGCTGGGCTGGATCTTCATCCGGCAACTCTTTGCGCCCTGGCTGCCGGCCGACCAGCTCGACAGCTACATCGCCGGCCTGATCCTGCTGGCGGCCGCGCCCTGCACGGCCATGGTTTTTGTCTGGAGTCGATTGACCGGCGGCAATCCGCTGTTCACGCTGACGCAGGTGGCCGTGAACGACAGCATCATGGTCTTCGCGTTTGCGCCGCTGGTCGCGCTGCTGCTGGGCCTGTCGGCCATCACGGTGCCCTGGGACACGCTGCTGACCTCGGTCGTGCTCTACATCGTGGTGCCGGTCATCATCGCCCAGCTCTGGCGCCGAGCCCTGCTGGCGCGCGGCCAGGCCGACTTCGATGCGGCCATGGCGCGCATCGGTCCCTGGTCCATTGCCGCCCTGCTGGCCACCCTGGTGCTGCTGTTCGCCTTCCAGGGCGAGGCCATCCTGCGCCAGCCGCTGGTCATCGCACTGCTCGCCGTGCCCATCCTGATCCAGGTCCTCTTCAACTCGGCCCTGGCCTACTGGCTGAACCGTGCCGTGGGGGAGAAGCACGAGATCGCCTGCCCTTCGGCCCTGATCGGCGCCTCCAACTTCTTCGAGCTCGCCGTGGCCGCAGCCATCAGTCTGTTCGGCTTCCATTCAGGCGCCGCGCTGGCCACTGTCGTGGGCGTGCTGATCGAGGTACCGGTGATGCTGCTGGTGGTGCGCGTCGTCAACCAGTCCAAGGGCTGGTATGAGCGGACCGAGCGTACGGGCGCGTGA
- a CDS encoding arsenate reductase ArsC — translation MNHKTPLNVLFLCTHNSARSILAEATLNHIGGSRFKAWSAGSSPRANQQPNPLGLKALQAVGISTDGLYSKSWDEFARPDAPQMDLIITVCDNAAGEVCPIWPGHPATAHWGYADPSEVQGTEEQRLEAFRLTLQAIKRRLDLLVSLPPEKLASQLIQTSARALARDA, via the coding sequence ATGAACCACAAGACGCCCCTGAACGTCCTCTTCCTCTGCACACACAACTCGGCACGCAGCATCCTGGCCGAAGCCACGCTGAACCACATCGGTGGCAGCCGCTTCAAGGCCTGGTCCGCCGGCAGCAGCCCGCGCGCTAACCAGCAGCCCAACCCGCTGGGTCTCAAGGCGCTACAGGCCGTGGGCATCAGCACCGATGGCCTCTACAGCAAGAGCTGGGACGAATTCGCCCGGCCGGATGCACCGCAGATGGACCTGATCATCACCGTCTGCGACAACGCCGCCGGCGAGGTCTGTCCCATCTGGCCCGGCCACCCGGCCACGGCGCACTGGGGCTATGCCGACCCGTCCGAGGTCCAGGGCACGGAGGAACAGCGGCTGGAAGCCTTTCGCCTGACCCTGCAGGCGATCAAGCGCCGCCTTGACCTGCTGGTCAGCCTGCCGCCGGAGAAACTGGCCAGCCAGCTGATTCAGACCTCCGCCCGCGCACTGGCCCGGGATGCCTGA
- a CDS encoding ArsI/CadI family heavy metal resistance metalloenzyme gives MKRFHVHLHVEDLARNIAFYSAMFKQTPARTEDDYAKWMLQDPPVNFAISTRGDKPGLDHLGFQVESTEELQALKTQAEQADMALLDEGETTCCYARSDKYWVTDPQGIAWEQFHTLDNIPVFSQKNQAAPQAGACCAPKKVIEVASAGCCAPTSAQVANGAKACC, from the coding sequence ATGAAACGCTTTCACGTCCACCTCCATGTCGAAGATCTCGCCAGGAACATCGCTTTCTATTCGGCCATGTTCAAGCAGACCCCGGCCCGCACCGAAGACGATTACGCCAAGTGGATGCTGCAGGATCCGCCGGTGAATTTCGCCATCTCCACACGCGGAGACAAGCCGGGTCTCGACCACCTGGGTTTCCAGGTCGAATCGACCGAGGAGCTGCAGGCCCTCAAGACCCAGGCCGAGCAGGCCGACATGGCCCTGCTGGACGAGGGCGAAACCACCTGCTGCTATGCGCGCAGCGACAAGTACTGGGTGACCGACCCGCAGGGCATCGCCTGGGAGCAGTTCCACACCCTGGACAACATCCCGGTATTCAGCCAGAAGAATCAAGCCGCGCCGCAAGCCGGTGCCTGCTGTGCGCCGAAGAAGGTGATCGAAGTGGCGAGCGCCGGCTGCTGCGCACCGACATCCGCCCAGGTGGCCAACGGCGCCAAGGCCTGCTGCTGA
- a CDS encoding helix-turn-helix transcriptional regulator, with translation MKKTKATENEALRSLAALAQAQRLRAFRALVVAGPAGLTPGLLAVQLDISPSALSFHLKELVHAGLASSEPDGRHLVYRANFAQMDALLAYLTEHCCQGAACEISPKRSKKAACATC, from the coding sequence ATGAAAAAAACCAAGGCCACCGAAAACGAAGCCCTGCGCTCTCTGGCGGCGCTGGCCCAGGCCCAGCGCCTGCGCGCCTTCCGCGCGCTGGTGGTGGCCGGCCCCGCCGGGCTCACGCCCGGCCTGCTGGCGGTGCAGCTGGACATCAGCCCGAGCGCCCTCTCCTTCCACCTCAAGGAACTGGTGCATGCCGGCCTGGCCAGCAGCGAGCCCGATGGCCGGCACCTGGTGTACCGCGCGAACTTTGCGCAGATGGACGCCCTGCTGGCCTATCTGACCGAGCACTGCTGCCAGGGCGCCGCCTGCGAGATCAGCCCCAAGCGCAGCAAGAAGGCCGCCTGCGCCACCTGCTGA
- a CDS encoding GNAT family N-acetyltransferase, with amino-acid sequence MKELPNPTFPLSPVAMPRGSLHRPDQPVPAQERGGIEVSWARHLDEVRAAQRLRHDIFAGEMGARLSTTVPGHDVDLFDDYCEHLLVRDQETQQVIGTYRVLTPEQAQRIGSTYSELEFDLTRLRPLRERMVELGRSCVHPDFRHGGVIMALWGALAEFMVRNKLDTMIGCASIPMLHNGVISGDVAASIWRQVRETHMAPIEHQVWPRLPLPVDELDSQLDVEPPALIKGYLRLGAKVLGAPAWDPDFNSADLPMLMRIADLPARYRKHFFGA; translated from the coding sequence ATGAAAGAACTGCCCAACCCCACCTTCCCGCTGTCTCCCGTTGCCATGCCTCGGGGGTCGCTTCACCGCCCTGATCAACCGGTCCCTGCGCAAGAGCGCGGCGGCATTGAAGTTTCGTGGGCGCGCCACCTCGATGAAGTCCGTGCGGCGCAGCGCCTGAGGCACGACATCTTCGCCGGCGAAATGGGCGCGCGCCTGTCCACCACGGTGCCTGGCCACGACGTGGACCTGTTCGACGACTACTGCGAGCACCTGCTGGTGCGTGACCAGGAGACGCAGCAGGTCATCGGTACCTACCGCGTGCTCACGCCCGAGCAGGCCCAGCGCATCGGCAGCACCTACAGCGAGCTGGAGTTTGACCTGACGCGCCTGCGCCCCCTGCGCGAACGCATGGTGGAACTGGGTCGCAGCTGCGTGCACCCGGATTTCCGCCATGGCGGCGTCATCATGGCCCTGTGGGGGGCACTGGCCGAGTTCATGGTGCGCAACAAGCTCGACACCATGATCGGTTGCGCCAGCATCCCCATGCTGCACAACGGCGTGATCAGCGGTGACGTGGCGGCCAGCATCTGGCGCCAGGTGCGCGAGACCCATATGGCACCCATCGAGCACCAGGTCTGGCCGCGCCTGCCGCTGCCGGTCGACGAACTCGACAGCCAGCTGGACGTGGAGCCGCCGGCCCTGATCAAGGGTTACCTGCGCCTGGGCGCCAAGGTGCTGGGTGCCCCGGCCTGGGACCCGGACTTCAACAGCGCTGACCTGCCCATGCTGATGCGCATCGCTGATCTGCCGGCGCGTTACCGCAAGCACTTCTTCGGCGCCTGA